gaacagtggtaTTTTTTCCATCCTATCAGTACTTCGGTTCGTTTGTTAATGGTTGAGTTTGTCAGCTTAACTACTGGCTTAATTAGGATAAATAGTTAATTAGCATAAATAGGAGGCTTAAATCTAAAGGCTCTTTTGTCATTTTCTGTATTTAGTTAGATTAGGCTTTGCCACTTGGATGGTCCCCCCCTTCCTTTTCCGCTCCCCTCCCTCGCATCCTCTCACAGTTTTTTATCCTTCTCTCTCTACTTTTTTCCCCTTTTGTTTATAAGATAAAATTCTGAGCGTTCAAggagaggaaggaagaaaaaaaataaaaaaataaaaaaataaaaaataaaaagagagaggagagaatccTTAAACCCTAAACACACAACTGTTTAGATATTCTACTTTCAATCTCAAGCATTCATCGTATCATTCAATGCTACAAAATATTGTCAAAATTTCCATTTAAGAgaacatggtttttttttttaaactttaacaaaaaactctcggtactgttcactttaacgaaaaaccatatttttacactaaaaagtcaacatggtactattcacttaactatttattttgtccttattgtttaaagttaaagttttcaagctctcaagctcttttcattagttttccttttttttttttttctgtcaataATACATAGTACTGCAGCATACAACACAACTTCCCCTAAACACTAAATTTATCCTAGTTTATGAAGACAtgggatttgatcaaatgtaaGTCTCACTCAATCGAATATGTTAAAATTCTAGAAGCCCTGAGCAAACTAGGGATTTtgtatacatgcaaaataagaAAGGGCATTCTCTTAACATAAGGCATTTCTTCAACCTGAAACCTTCAATAAATACTTTATTAACATTGAGGTTCAAACGTTCTGTAATCGCTCAGGGGATCAAAAAATTAGTAAATCTCCACTATCCTGAGGGATTAAAGGAACATTTGGATTTGGCAGTTCTCCGAAATCCAACTCCAAATGCTTGAGATTTTTAGTGTAGGAAATAAAACAGCCAGCTGATGCACTCTCATGGTTTCAAGAAATCAACAAATGAATGTATACAAGCACACAAAAGCATAAGTAGCTAATAAAGTAGCTTACAACCTAACATTGTCTTCTGATCCATGTTCAATAGGCATCCATGGACCGGAGAACGGGACAATTAAGTTTACTCTTCAACCATGCTCCTAATGCCGTAGCTATGTTCTAAGAAATAAAATCTAAAAATCAAGCAGGAAGAAAAAGGTAGTGTTTTCTGAAATCAATTATCAGTATGGTTCATTTTTGGAGAAGATATGAATGCAATTCTACTAACAGAGCATGAAAATCATTCTGTAATGCGTGTATATCTCGACAGTTATCTCCAACAGGCTATCAGTATCACATGGTTAAAAGCAGTACAGCGCACTGAACAACGATATTACCTCAAAATTAGTTCAGTAGTGGTCATGGCCTTGTTTTTGCTGGTGGTGGACTGAAACTCGGGACACAGGATCaaactttttccttttctgtaAGTGAATGAAGTAGATCCTGATTACTCCTTTTGTAAACTGATTTCCGTTTCTCTTAACTACACAAGTTAGATCACACTCCAACCCTTTGTCTTTCCAATGCTCTCCTGATTACTCCTTTTGTAAACTGATTTCCGTTTCTCTTAACTACACAAGTTAGACCACACTCCAACCCTTTGTCTTTCCAATGCTCTTGTCCTCCATCATTTTTCTCACATTTATAGCTGCCTCCCACTTCCCAATAGAACTATACAAGTTCGAAAGCATTATATAGTAGCCATCATTTTCTGGATCAGATTTTATAGCATGCCTTGCAACCCTTACGCCCAACTCAATTTCATTGTGAATCTTGCAGGCACCTAACAATGATCCCCACACCACCATCAGGAGAAATGGGCATTGACAGAACCAAATCTTCCGCTTCTTGCAGTTTACCGGACCTGCCAAGAATACCTACCATACAAGCATAGTGCTTCGAATGTGGTTGAAGGGAAAGATCTTGCATTTTAAGAAACAGATATTTCCCTTCTTCAACCAGCCCTGAGTGATTACATGCTGAGAGGAGAGCGAGAAAGGTGAGTTCATTTGGTTTAACATTTAAATCTTCCATCTCGCGGAAAAGTTTTATTGCAGATTCTGCATGTCCATGTGTTGCATAACCTGAGATCATCACATTCCAAGAAATGACATCCCTATCTTCCATTGAGTTGAAAAATTCTCTTGATTTCTCAAGTTGCccacattttgcatacatatcaacTAATGCAGTGGCAAGGGATAAATTGATCTCAAGATGTCTTTCCTTAATGTAACAATGAaccttttttccttcttccagAGATGCGAGATGAGAGCAAGCTGAAAGCACTGTTACCAATGTTGCTGAGTTGGGCATGAAGTTTTCTGCAATCATCTTATGAAATAGGGCTATGGCCTCAAAATAATGTCCATTGTGAGTGTGAGATGAGATCAATGAGTTCCATGTTATAATATATTTCTGTGTCCTAGAAAAAATTCTCCTTGCAATGGTCAAATAACCAATTTTTCCATACATGTCTATGAGTGTGTTGGCTACTGAGACATTTTCATCCATAGAAACCTTAATTATAAAGCAATGAAGTGATCGGCCAAGATGGATTGCTCCCGTCTGAAAACACGAACAAATCACAGATATCAAGCCATTCAAATCAGCTCCAATGCTTTGATGTTTCATCTTCCTAAACAGTTCTATGCATTTTGTATGCTGTCCCATCTTACCATAGCCATAAAGCATAGTGTAACAAGACTCTTTGCTCTGGTGCTGCATTCCGCTAAAGAGCTTCTCTGCAAGAGTCAACAACTCAAACTTGCAGTACAGGGACAGTAGTTCACTATGAATATTCTGACTCAATGCATAATTTTGCCTCATGACTAATCCTAGGAAGGCCTTTCCTTCATTGACATTGGATGAATTTCTAAACCCTGAAAGCACGCAACTGACAACAATTTCATCTGGATATATATCACTATCGTGCATTTCCCGAAACAAACTTAAGCATTCAGTCATTAACCCAGATCTAGCATAAACACCAATAACTGACGTCCAAGATATAACATCTTTATTTTCTACATCACAAAATGAAAGATAAGATTCTTCAGGTGTCCCGCATCTGGAATACATGGACAAAAGCAAAGATTTAACATCTCCAGAACACCCAGTCCCACTTTTCACTACAAAACCATGCAAGCATCTACCTTCTACTAAAGCACCCAGGTCCCCACAAGCTTGGAGCCCAACTTCTAACGTTCTGAAATTTGGCCTCTCACCAATGCTACCAACCCTATGCATCTCACAAAGATACTCCAAACCCTTCTCGCCCTCATCATTCTGCACATACCCAATTATAAGCGCGGTCCAACAAACCACATCTCTCACAGTAATTTCATCAAACATAAGAGATGCATCCTCCATTCGACCACACTTTGAATACATATACACAAAAGAAGACCCAACTGCCGAATTACCCGCGAAGTTCCCGAGTTTCTTAGCCAACCCATGAACACTGCTACCATGGTCAAGCAACATCAACTCGGCACACGAGGCAACCACCATCGGAAGAGTAAATTGGTTAGGAGAAAAATCCGAACACCgcatttggaaaaagaaatcgAGGGCTTTCGAGTAATTGGCATTTGAGAAATGGGTTTTGATTATGGAGTTCCAAAGAAAGGTATCTTTGGGAGAAACTGAAGCAAATAATTTGGTGGAGAACGTGGGTCTGGAGAGAGACGCATAGAGAGAGATGAGCTTTGCGGCAATGAAGATGTTGTTTGAGTTTCCAGACGATACAATGAGAGCGTGGGACTGAGAGAGATGCTGCAAAGTTGGAAGTTGGTCAGACAGGAAAGAATCGAGATGGCGGTTAAGGTAgttagaagaagagaaagaacaaAATGGAAGAGAGAAGGAGGGAAGGCGTTCGAACAAGTAGAGGGGTTTATGTCTGAGCACGAACATGGGATtctctaagagcaactccagccatccttgttgctcgggggacaggctCCAGGAAAGGGCCTGAGGGCTGGTGGGAGGAGGTCCAGCGGTGaagggcccgagtgag
Above is a window of Malus sylvestris chromosome 15, drMalSylv7.2, whole genome shotgun sequence DNA encoding:
- the LOC126603135 gene encoding pentatricopeptide repeat-containing protein At4g39952, mitochondrial-like — its product is MFVLRHKPLYLFERLPSFSLPFCSFSSSNYLNRHLDSFLSDQLPTLQHLSQSHALIVSSGNSNNIFIAAKLISLYASLSRPTFSTKLFASVSPKDTFLWNSIIKTHFSNANYSKALDFFFQMRCSDFSPNQFTLPMVVASCAELMLLDHGSSVHGLAKKLGNFAGNSAVGSSFVYMYSKCGRMEDASLMFDEITVRDVVCWTALIIGYVQNDEGEKGLEYLCEMHRVGSIGERPNFRTLEVGLQACGDLGALVEGRCLHGFVVKSGTGCSGDVKSLLLSMYSRCGTPEESYLSFCDVENKDVISWTSVIGVYARSGLMTECLSLFREMHDSDIYPDEIVVSCVLSGFRNSSNVNEGKAFLGLVMRQNYALSQNIHSELLSLYCKFELLTLAEKLFSGMQHQSKESCYTMLYGYGKMGQHTKCIELFRKMKHQSIGADLNGLISVICSCFQTGAIHLGRSLHCFIIKVSMDENVSVANTLIDMYGKIGYLTIARRIFSRTQKYIITWNSLISSHTHNGHYFEAIALFHKMIAENFMPNSATLVTVLSACSHLASLEEGKKVHCYIKERHLEINLSLATALVDMYAKCGQLEKSREFFNSMEDRDVISWNVMISGYATHGHAESAIKLFREMEDLNVKPNELTFLALLSACNHSGLVEEGKYLFLKMQDLSLQPHSKHYACMVGILGRSGKLQEAEDLVLSMPISPDGGVGIIVRCLQDSQ